From Roseofilum reptotaenium CS-1145:
GTAAGAATCACGGGACCGACTCCTGAGATTTTTAACCAAAAAATAGCTTCACCTGAAAATAAGGATTTTAAGCCTTCAAAGCCAAGGTCAATAATCACATTAGAGGCACAAGCTAAATAAGAGGCGGCTTGTACCACTAATTCTTGTCCTGTCATCTCGTAAACCATGACATCTCCCATCAGTGTAGGAGCCAGAAAAACTTCACCATTAGGAGTGGGCGATCGAAATACACTTAAAAAGAGGGATTCTCCGCCTAACATGCGCTTGAGTCCTCCCATAATTCCGCCCCCTTTTCCTTGGCGAAGGGTAGTACTGGTGTTGATAGAAGCACTCATCGCCACCATGGCTCCCGCTTGAGCAATGACTTCTTCACCACTGTTGAGCGTCACTTTGGCGATCGCACTATCAGGCTGCTTTAGTAATTGAATATCCATAAGCTATAATTAAATCATCTCTTAATTGCGGACTTTCGGACGTAAAAAACTGACCAAACCACTCATACTTCTTGATTGCAGGTAAATCACTCCTTTTCCTTTTAGACGATTAACCAAGCCTTCCCCAGAAGCGATTGAGCTAAAAATGCCCCCTGATAAACCAATGCTCATTTTGATATTGGGACTATAGGCAACTAAATGGCTATTATCAACAATAAATTCTCCCGATACACTCTCTTGAGAGATGCCACCATAAGCACCAAAAAAAACTTTTCCGCTACCGCTTACTTTCAACGTAAAGAATCCCTCTCCAGCAAACCAACTGGCAAAACCAGCCCAACGTACCCCTAATTGAATGTTGGGATCGCTGGCAATATAAGCCCCCGGTTGTAAACAAAGGGCATTTCCCGTTAATTTGACACATTCAATATCGCCAATTAAGGATTGAGTAAATACTACAGTTAAAGGCTTTTGGGTCTTATTTTGAAAGCGATTGACAAATAGGGATTCTCCCCCGAAAAACTTCCGCAGTAGGGCAGAGAAAAAGCCCCCAGAAAACTCGGTTTTCATGGATAATGCCGCATCCATACTCGTCATCGCTCCCGCTTCAGCAATGATTTGTTCTCCAGGGTTCAGGGTGACAAACACAGCCGCGAATGCGGGTTTATAGCGAATTTCATAGGACACAATGTTTAAACCCCTGTACTATAAATCTTGATTTACGGACAGGGGTATCATATTTTTTGAGTGGGAAGGGATTTTTTAGGTTTGTTTTAAGCTTCCGTCACTCACAGTACTTAAGAAAGATCATTAAAACTCTTGGATAGGACTTCTGCAAGAAGTCTCTTAAAAGCGATCGCTCTCTGGAGCCGTTCCTCCAGGATTGAGTCCGGGCTGACTGAGGAAGAAGTTTTCAGCACTATCATTTTGATACACACAATTGACCTTGGGATTACTGTCAATACTGCCCGTATAAGCAAAAGTATTCATCCGATTCTTACAATCATTAAACTTATCACGGGGCAGGAGATTGCGCTGTTCCAAAATCACCCAGTTATTGCGCCGGAGTACACATCCCGGTTGCATCGCAGGTTGAGAGATATAGACGCTAAAGGGGTTTAAGGTAACATACAGGCGAGCATCCATCACCATCGCACTCGCTCCAAATTTCACACATAATTCTGGATCTGGGGCACTGCGATCGATAAAATCACGGGAAGCCACATTTTCGGGGGATAGAGTAGTCGTGGAGCTAAAGGCGATCCCAATCCCGATCCCCAGAACAAAGATCCCTCCCATCAAAGCCACCAACGTATAGTTAAATGGAGAAGATTTGGGGCCAAAATTACCGGTTGATTTGCGTCTTGAGCTGGTTCGAGTCATAAATTTTAGATTAGCACAGAGGAACGGGAGAAGCGGGGTTGAGCCACTCTAAACTCTAGTATGACGAGTTTGGCCACAGATTGCCTACTGATGCGATCGCCCCAGCCGCCAAAACTCTTTTGCTTGGTGCCATGAGGCACTATAGTAAAACAAAGGCCATACCTGGCTCAACCCATTTGCTTGCTCGTGTTAGGAGAGTACATTATGTCAATTCTATTTCAACTATCCCTATTTGCCTTAGTTCTTTTATCCTTTGTCTTAGTAGTGGCTGTTCCCGTTGCCTATGCTCTTCCCCAAAACTGGGAACAATCTAAACCCTTGCTGTATGTTGGTTCTGGATTCTGGGCGATCCTAGTTGTCCTGGTTGGCATCTTGAATTTTTTTGTGGTTTAAGATTCTGGGCAGGGGGCAATCCTTAGTTATCTTTGAGACTAACTGTTGTCCCTCCCTAGAAATAAGCCTTTTCAAGGGCAATGACTTGAAAAGTTGGATGAGAGCAAGCCTTAGAAATGGGGACTATAGCGTTAAACATAGTTCTCCCCTTACCGATTACCGATTACTGCGCAAAGTGCTATAACTATGACCGTTTTTGAGGGAACATTTACTCAGACCGAGGGACTAAGATTTGCCATTATTATTGGTCGATTTAACGACCTCGTAACTGGAAAACTACTCGCTGGGTGTCAAGATTGCTTAAAAAGACATGGGGTAGATATCGATCCAAATGGGACTCAAGTCGATTATATCTGGGTTCCGGGGAGTTTCGAGATCCCTCTAGTGGCTCGGCAAATGGCGATCGCCAATCAATATGATGCCATCATTTGTTTAGGAGCCGTGATCCGAGGCGACACCCCCCATTTTGACTATGTATCGGCTGAAGTGTCCAAAGGCATCGCTGCGGCTGGATTTCAAACCGGAGTCCCGGTTATCTTTGGTATCCTCACCACCGATACCCTACAACAAGCCCTAGAACGGGCTGGAATTAAAAGTAACCTGGGTTGGAATTATGCCATGAATGCCCTAGAAATGGCCACCCTCATGCGCCAAATCCCTAAGTCTCAACCATCCTAGTAGACTGACCCTCTTCCCAATCTGCGCGCCCATATCGTCTTCGCGTCCGGAGTGTCCCCGTGTCCCCCTGTCTTCTTCTCAGACTCCCCCTCAACAAGTTTTAGACTAGGGGACTGGTATTGAAGTACAAAAATAGGGTATTATAGAATGTCTGTGTTATAAGCAGATTCGGGTTATTCCCAGGGTAACTGGTACAACCCCCTTGTAGAGGTTTGGAGGCTGCGAAAATGCGTCCCCACTGTAAACCCCAGCAAAAGATACGGAGATAATTACTAGGAAATCATTCGCATGGTCAATCAGGAATTAATGGCTACAGACATCGGTTTTACGCACGAAGATTTTGCTGCACTGCTCGATAAATATGACTATCATTTTAGCCCCGGCGATACCGTAGCTGGTACGGTTTTCAGTCTGGAGCCAAGGGGCGCTCTGATTGACATCGGCGCGAAAACCGCAGCATACATTCCCATTCAGGAAATGTCCATTAACCGCATCGATACCCCAGATGAAGTCTTACAGTCTAACGAAACCCGTGAGTTCTTTATCCTTACCGATGAAAATGAAGATGGACAACTGACCCTCTCCATTCGCCGCATCGAATATATGAGAGCGTGGGAAAGAGTCCGGCAACTGCAAGCAGAAGATGCAACAGTTAGGGCCCAGGTATTCGCCACAAACCGAGGTGGAGCCTTAGTGAGAATTGAAGGACTCCGGGGATTTATTCCTGGTTCCCATATTAGCACTCGCAAACCGAAAGAGGATTTAATGGGTGAAGAGTTGCCCTTAAAATTCTTGGAAGTGGATGAAGACCGTAATCGTTTAGTTCTCAGCCACAGAAGAGCGCTTGTAGAACGTAAGATGAACCGCTTGGAAGTGGGCGAAGTCGTCTTAGGGATGGTACGCGGTCTCAAACCTTATGGAGCATTCATCGATATCGGTGGAGTCAGTGGTCTACTGCACATTTCCGAGATTTCCCACGACCATATCGATACGCCCCACAGTGTATTCAATGTCAATGATGAGATCAAAGTGATGATTATTGACTTGGATGCCGAGCGAGGCCGGATTTCTCTGTCTACCAAGCAACTCGAACCTGAACCGGGCGATATGGTTAAGAATCCCGATTTGGTTTACGATAAAGCCGAAGAAATGGCAGAGCGCTATCGCCAAAAACTCCGCGCTCAAGCTGAAGGGATTGAACTTCCTCAAGAAGGCTCGACTCCAACGGCTGAAACTCCTGTAGAGGAAGGGACAGCAGAAGAGACACAAGAGTCGGTTGAGGCTGTAGAAGAAGCCCCAGCAGAACCCCAGGTAGAAAATGAGGCTGAGGCTGAGGCTGAGGCTGAGGCATCGGAGCCGGAAGAAACGGTTTCAGACATCCCAGAAGAACAGTTAGCGGCTGCTGAATAGAAACCAAGGAAGGAGCTATGAGACCCTGGTGTGGGTGGGCGAGTCCCACCCAACTTTTTGTTATGGCGCTTCGCGCTAGGGAATAGGGAGTCGAAGTATGGTAACCGTTGTATGTCACGATCGCCAGTTTGAGAACATCAGCGCTATCCTATTCGATAAGGATGGAACCCTTGCCCACTCAGAACCTTATCTACGCCATCTGGCCCAGCGAAGAGCGCGCCTTATTGATGCCCAAATCCCTGGAGTCGGAGAACCGCTACTGATGGCCTTTGGGTTGGACGAACAGGGGTTTAATCCAGCCGGATTAACGGCTGTGGG
This genomic window contains:
- the psbZ gene encoding photosystem II reaction center protein PsbZ; protein product: MSILFQLSLFALVLLSFVLVVAVPVAYALPQNWEQSKPLLYVGSGFWAILVVLVGILNFFVV
- a CDS encoding 30S ribosomal protein S1 — protein: MVNQELMATDIGFTHEDFAALLDKYDYHFSPGDTVAGTVFSLEPRGALIDIGAKTAAYIPIQEMSINRIDTPDEVLQSNETREFFILTDENEDGQLTLSIRRIEYMRAWERVRQLQAEDATVRAQVFATNRGGALVRIEGLRGFIPGSHISTRKPKEDLMGEELPLKFLEVDEDRNRLVLSHRRALVERKMNRLEVGEVVLGMVRGLKPYGAFIDIGGVSGLLHISEISHDHIDTPHSVFNVNDEIKVMIIDLDAERGRISLSTKQLEPEPGDMVKNPDLVYDKAEEMAERYRQKLRAQAEGIELPQEGSTPTAETPVEEGTAEETQESVEAVEEAPAEPQVENEAEAEAEAEASEPEETVSDIPEEQLAAAE
- a CDS encoding DUF3172 domain-containing protein, with protein sequence MTRTSSRRKSTGNFGPKSSPFNYTLVALMGGIFVLGIGIGIAFSSTTTLSPENVASRDFIDRSAPDPELCVKFGASAMVMDARLYVTLNPFSVYISQPAMQPGCVLRRNNWVILEQRNLLPRDKFNDCKNRMNTFAYTGSIDSNPKVNCVYQNDSAENFFLSQPGLNPGGTAPESDRF
- a CDS encoding TIGR00266 family protein; the protein is MDIQLLKQPDSAIAKVTLNSGEEVIAQAGAMVAMSASINTSTTLRQGKGGGIMGGLKRMLGGESLFLSVFRSPTPNGEVFLAPTLMGDVMVYEMTGQELVVQAASYLACASNVIIDLGFEGLKSLFSGEAIFWLKISGVGPVILTSFGGIYEIDVNGEYIVDTGHIVAFERSLDFEIGKANSSWLGAFFGGEGFICRFKGKGKVYCQTHNSGSFGFTVGSQLPERK
- a CDS encoding TIGR00266 family protein, translating into MSYEIRYKPAFAAVFVTLNPGEQIIAEAGAMTSMDAALSMKTEFSGGFFSALLRKFFGGESLFVNRFQNKTQKPLTVVFTQSLIGDIECVKLTGNALCLQPGAYIASDPNIQLGVRWAGFASWFAGEGFFTLKVSGSGKVFFGAYGGISQESVSGEFIVDNSHLVAYSPNIKMSIGLSGGIFSSIASGEGLVNRLKGKGVIYLQSRSMSGLVSFLRPKVRN